GTCAAAACGGATGTAAGAACCGTCTGGGCGTCGTGCTCCTTTTTTTGAACGTACAACAACAGCCCTAACTACTTCACCTTTTTTGACAACGCCTCCTGGTGTTGCTTGTTTCACTGTACAAACAATTACATCACCAATATTTGCGTATTTACGTCCAGAGCCACCTAGAACTTTTATCGTTAACACTTCACGAGCTCCAGAATTATCAGCAACTTTCAACCGAGATTCTTGTTGAATCATTCACGAAACCTCCCTTCGGATATAAAATTCATCCGACCTTGTATTATATAATTACCGCTTTTTCAACTACTTCTACTAAACGGAAACGTTTTGTTGCAGATAGTGGACGTGTTTCCATTACTTTAACTACGTCGCCAACTTTTGCAGTATTTTGCTCATCATGTGCTTTGAATTTCTTTGAATACTTAACACGTTTACCATATAGTGAATGAGTTTTGTATGTTTCAACTAATACAGTTATCGTTTTATCCATTTTGTCAGATACAACACGACCTGTATACACTTTACGTTGGTTGCGTTCACTCATTTAAGCAAACCTCCCCTCATTTATCGATTATTCACACCGATCTCTCTTTCACGTATCACAGTTTTCATACGAGCGATCGATTTACGTACTTCGCGAATACGAGCTGTATTTTCAAGTTGTCCAGTCGCTAGCTGGAAACGTAAATTGAATAACTCTTCTTTTAAAGACTTAACTTTTTGTTCAATTTCGGCAGTGGTAAGGTCACGAATTTCATTAGCTTTCATTTGATTCACCACCAATTTCTTCTCGTTTTACAAACTTACATTTTACTGGAAGTTTATGTGATGCAAGACGAAGTG
This sequence is a window from Cytobacillus sp. IB215665. Protein-coding genes within it:
- the rplN gene encoding 50S ribosomal protein L14; amino-acid sequence: MIQQESRLKVADNSGAREVLTIKVLGGSGRKYANIGDVIVCTVKQATPGGVVKKGEVVRAVVVRSKKGARRPDGSYIRFDENACVIIRDDKSPRGTRIFGPVARELRDSNFMKIVSLAPEVL
- the rpsQ gene encoding 30S ribosomal protein S17 → MSERNQRKVYTGRVVSDKMDKTITVLVETYKTHSLYGKRVKYSKKFKAHDEQNTAKVGDVVKVMETRPLSATKRFRLVEVVEKAVII
- the rpmC gene encoding 50S ribosomal protein L29; translated protein: MKANEIRDLTTAEIEQKVKSLKEELFNLRFQLATGQLENTARIREVRKSIARMKTVIREREIGVNNR